Proteins encoded together in one Chitinophaga varians window:
- a CDS encoding class I lanthipeptide, protein MKKKKPVLNPKLFLNKLTITELSVEQQAKVAGGATVKPICGTRPTDCSATPDHVCC, encoded by the coding sequence ATGAAAAAGAAAAAACCCGTACTGAACCCGAAACTGTTCCTCAACAAACTCACTATTACCGAATTATCCGTTGAACAGCAAGCCAAAGTAGCTGGCGGCGCCACTGTGAAACCCATTTGTGGCACCCGTCCAACGGACTGTAGCGCCACTCCGGACCACGTCTGCTGCTAA
- the pth2 gene encoding aminoacyl-tRNA hydrolase: MASRIVKQVIVMRKDLNMRKGKMIAQGAHASIAFLTREASIEGNTLQTHLRNPEEVQEWFTKGFTKICLSVDSEEELLRVYQQAVEDGLNATLITDSGLTEFGGVPTKTCCAIGPNLNTEIDRITKDLKLL; this comes from the coding sequence ATGGCATCGAGAATTGTCAAACAAGTTATTGTCATGCGCAAGGACCTGAACATGCGGAAGGGAAAAATGATTGCGCAGGGAGCCCACGCCTCTATTGCTTTTTTGACCCGCGAAGCGAGTATAGAAGGAAATACTTTGCAGACCCATCTCCGTAATCCGGAAGAAGTGCAGGAATGGTTCACCAAAGGATTTACCAAGATCTGTCTGTCAGTGGATTCGGAAGAAGAACTGCTCCGCGTGTATCAGCAGGCGGTGGAAGACGGGCTGAATGCCACACTGATCACCGACTCAGGGCTGACGGAATTCGGCGGGGTGCCTACCAAAACCTGCTGCGCTATAGGCCCTAACCTGAATACAGAAATTGACAGGATCACCAAAGACCTGAAGCTGCTTTAA
- a CDS encoding glycosyltransferase family A protein, whose amino-acid sequence MLEHKISCCTVCMNRTMHLKETLLRNIQDNVGYRPLEFVLLNYGSADDLHEWVQQTLGPYIESGLLVYYRNPEPAYFHMSHAKNMAFRLASGDILCSIDADNYAGKGFAAYVNRSFNEEPAAFLSPAGIGPGKKWWDVQGRICLKKEDFRRLHGYDERVMDYGYEDQDFKSRLLALGRKKVIIRDPAYLQAIRHDDTLRVASGFTTSKIRDLLVGHYCEQTSEVICLQNDFTFERFFVDRDLLHYESTQDDIHPKRRYAGTYQIRENDIRLYKENGRDYLQLTLQDKDTLLTADNRLFYRVTSPVLLNNFLLQRAIYLGRQVFFRNRRKPVCVNPDGYGRGRVYRNFSTEPLLLA is encoded by the coding sequence ATGTTGGAACATAAAATATCCTGCTGTACGGTGTGTATGAACCGTACTATGCACCTGAAAGAAACCCTGCTGCGGAACATACAGGATAATGTAGGATACCGCCCGCTGGAATTTGTGTTGCTTAATTATGGTTCCGCTGATGATCTCCATGAATGGGTACAACAAACGCTCGGTCCATACATCGAATCTGGTCTGCTCGTGTATTACCGTAATCCGGAACCAGCATACTTCCACATGAGCCATGCCAAAAACATGGCCTTCCGCCTGGCATCAGGCGATATCCTCTGTAGTATAGACGCAGATAACTACGCCGGCAAAGGCTTTGCGGCATATGTAAACCGTTCTTTCAATGAAGAACCGGCGGCCTTCCTCTCCCCTGCCGGCATCGGTCCTGGAAAAAAATGGTGGGATGTACAAGGACGTATTTGCCTGAAAAAAGAAGACTTCCGCCGGCTGCACGGCTATGATGAGCGGGTAATGGACTATGGTTATGAAGACCAGGACTTCAAAAGCCGGCTGTTGGCACTGGGAAGGAAAAAAGTGATTATCCGCGACCCTGCCTATCTGCAGGCCATCCGGCACGATGATACGCTGCGCGTCGCCTCCGGGTTCACCACATCAAAGATCAGAGATCTGCTGGTAGGGCATTATTGTGAACAAACATCGGAAGTGATCTGCCTGCAAAATGATTTTACCTTTGAACGGTTCTTTGTTGACCGTGACCTGTTGCACTACGAAAGCACACAGGATGACATTCACCCTAAAAGGCGGTATGCAGGCACTTATCAAATCCGGGAAAACGATATCCGGTTGTATAAGGAGAACGGAAGGGATTACCTGCAACTGACCCTTCAGGATAAGGATACTTTGCTGACGGCAGATAACCGCCTCTTTTACCGCGTCACCTCCCCTGTCCTGCTGAATAATTTCCTGCTTCAGCGTGCCATTTACCTCGGGAGACAGGTGTTTTTCCGCAACCGCAGGAAACCTGTCTGTGTAAACCCTGATGGCTATGGCCGGGGCAGGGTATATCGCAATTTCTCCACAGAACCATTACTGCTGGCGTAA
- a CDS encoding DUF6438 domain-containing protein: MVKGQPVLYYKSQVLTATDTIRFDSLYFKSTNCLGKCPAMEFQVYKNRQMKFIGGYYAVKTGHYTSRLPDSTYKQLQYLLSISALDKLKTWEQRIYDVPRYTVVVWYNNKRQFINNYELPLVMDQLLKYLMDLPAKVPLQKSGHPFTFVNP; this comes from the coding sequence ATGGTAAAGGGTCAGCCGGTGCTATATTATAAAAGCCAAGTACTCACCGCTACCGATACCATTCGTTTTGACAGTCTGTATTTTAAATCAACCAATTGTTTGGGTAAATGTCCGGCGATGGAGTTTCAGGTATATAAAAACAGGCAGATGAAATTTATAGGCGGATATTACGCAGTTAAGACGGGACATTATACGAGTAGGCTACCAGACAGCACATATAAGCAGCTACAGTATTTACTGAGCATCTCGGCGCTGGACAAGCTAAAAACATGGGAGCAGCGGATATACGATGTTCCAAGATATACCGTGGTGGTATGGTATAATAATAAACGACAGTTTATTAATAACTATGAACTTCCTCTGGTAATGGACCAATTATTGAAGTATTTAATGGACCTGCCGGCCAAGGTGCCTTTACAGAAGAGCGGGCACCCATTCACGTTCGTAAATCCCTGA
- the recB gene encoding exodeoxyribonuclease V subunit beta, translated as MTENRYQHFVATEVPLEGSNLIEASAGTGKTYSIAVLVLRLILEKQLSVKDILMVTFTKAAVAELEDRIRLFIRKAYTVSFGNPVDDDTIVHLVLQAVDQWGAIEVNHRLRDAVLLLDETSVLTIHSFCQQTLNEFAFETDQLFGAEMVPDTTPIIENELNKFWRTHVTTLHPVILQMLWRESMRTDIQKVLQEHLSGKKYLGYQPRERYYITAAQQQSWLEELNNIRQQQTAAETALHDYILQNREALIAACNTKANAKKDILPKIDNPVEFAGIIQKRRSSGYIKELFPEILELIDAQDAFGEMISEHIDALRRQLNCLAIQEVAEGVKAYKQHSNMLNYDDLISHLNLALVQKDNPGLIASLQNKYKAVFVDEFQDTDRQQYEIFNRAFGENTILFYIGDPKQSIYAWRKADIFTYFDARNSVQHLYDMNHNYRSSENLIAAMNAFFKPTPGFDTFEFAGEKDSIQYIDVMAPEESSKGFLYYNDKKEVPITIFNCKNKDTIAGAVAAQVAQLLLDPAYKIVKDKTQEITPSDIGILVRTGKEGRDIKQKLAQLGIPAVTIDDTKVLNTAEALDVLYLLEAMETPERSTINRALLSPFTGFSVQDILNLDDEIALTRFGHYHALWQENGAYTALMTFIADFGVRGVLLGDHSKNGERTITNLYQLAELVHQVQNRKNLSMRDLISWLKRGIDGMPVEGDEYTQRVESDEEAVNIVTIHKSKGLDYRIVLAPYLDFRNADSDYLSFRDPDTGDYINAEAKRVSPEQKAAQQRQQEQEDRRLIYVAITRAVYKCYLFNNTSNNKSSFTKFMDAFRHYPPDPLLIETKDTLPQEPEQRYRKSKLAPNRNAGNAPVSFFLREENWRKMSYTMLAAKPEQKPRIRSAQQENEYDNFIFNTLRKGAKTGNLLHFLFENINFSDDSQWEYWVNEAIARFVPGQEELYLPMLQELLQHVMHTQIKVGKTSFQLASVGRNKRLAELEFDFPVPLFRANMLNTLSDNDLTITVKRFSEDRNQELEGIMNGKIDLFFEHHHRYYILDWKSNYLGGHVEDYAPTALAAAMNDNNYHLQYLIYTVAVKKYLESRLPDFDYQKHFGGVIYCFVRGIRNNGNYGIFTARPDLDTITFIEDMLTAKSHRY; from the coding sequence ATGACGGAGAACAGATATCAACATTTCGTAGCGACTGAAGTACCACTGGAAGGGAGTAACCTGATAGAAGCCAGTGCCGGCACGGGGAAGACATATTCCATCGCGGTGCTGGTGCTGCGTCTTATCCTGGAAAAACAACTATCAGTGAAAGATATCCTGATGGTGACGTTTACCAAAGCGGCAGTAGCCGAGCTGGAAGACCGTATCCGGCTCTTCATCCGCAAGGCTTATACCGTGAGCTTCGGTAATCCCGTAGATGATGATACTATCGTTCATTTGGTATTGCAGGCTGTTGACCAATGGGGCGCCATTGAAGTCAACCACCGGCTGCGGGATGCCGTGCTGCTGCTCGACGAAACTTCGGTACTCACCATCCACAGCTTCTGCCAGCAAACGCTCAATGAGTTTGCATTTGAGACAGACCAGCTTTTCGGCGCAGAAATGGTCCCCGACACCACACCTATCATCGAAAACGAACTGAATAAATTCTGGCGCACACATGTCACCACGCTGCACCCTGTCATCCTACAGATGCTGTGGCGCGAAAGCATGCGTACCGATATCCAAAAAGTATTACAGGAGCATCTCAGCGGAAAAAAATACCTGGGATACCAGCCACGGGAGCGCTATTACATTACCGCGGCCCAACAACAAAGCTGGCTGGAAGAGCTGAACAATATCCGTCAGCAACAAACTGCCGCAGAAACAGCGCTGCATGATTACATCCTGCAAAACAGGGAAGCGCTGATTGCCGCCTGTAACACCAAAGCCAACGCAAAAAAAGATATCCTGCCGAAGATTGACAATCCTGTTGAATTCGCCGGGATCATTCAAAAAAGAAGGTCTTCCGGTTATATCAAAGAACTTTTTCCGGAGATACTGGAGCTGATAGACGCACAGGATGCTTTCGGGGAGATGATCAGCGAACATATTGATGCCCTTCGCCGTCAACTGAACTGTCTGGCGATCCAGGAAGTCGCCGAAGGCGTAAAAGCCTACAAACAGCATAGCAACATGCTGAATTACGATGACCTAATCAGTCACCTGAACCTGGCTTTAGTTCAAAAAGACAACCCCGGCCTGATAGCCTCGCTGCAAAACAAATACAAAGCCGTGTTTGTGGATGAATTCCAGGACACCGACCGCCAGCAGTATGAAATCTTCAACCGGGCCTTCGGCGAAAACACCATCCTGTTCTACATCGGCGACCCCAAACAAAGTATTTATGCCTGGCGGAAAGCCGATATCTTCACCTACTTCGACGCCCGCAACAGCGTACAGCATCTCTACGATATGAACCATAACTATCGTTCATCGGAGAACCTGATTGCGGCCATGAATGCTTTCTTCAAGCCCACGCCCGGTTTCGATACGTTTGAATTTGCCGGTGAGAAAGACAGTATTCAGTACATCGATGTGATGGCCCCCGAAGAAAGCAGCAAAGGCTTTCTGTATTACAACGATAAAAAAGAGGTGCCCATTACCATTTTCAATTGTAAAAACAAGGACACCATCGCCGGCGCAGTGGCCGCGCAGGTAGCGCAACTGCTGCTGGACCCGGCATATAAAATCGTCAAAGACAAAACACAGGAAATCACCCCGTCAGATATTGGTATCCTGGTACGTACCGGCAAAGAAGGCCGGGACATCAAACAAAAGCTGGCCCAGCTGGGCATTCCGGCAGTTACCATCGACGATACGAAAGTGCTGAATACTGCCGAAGCGCTTGATGTATTGTACCTGCTGGAGGCCATGGAAACGCCGGAGCGTTCCACTATTAACCGGGCGCTGTTGTCGCCCTTTACCGGCTTCAGCGTACAGGATATCCTGAACCTCGACGACGAAATAGCCCTTACCCGTTTTGGACACTACCATGCCCTGTGGCAGGAAAACGGCGCCTATACTGCGCTGATGACGTTTATCGCCGACTTCGGCGTACGCGGCGTACTGCTGGGTGACCACTCCAAAAACGGCGAACGAACCATCACGAACCTCTATCAGTTGGCAGAGCTGGTACACCAGGTACAGAACCGCAAGAACCTCTCTATGCGGGACCTGATTTCCTGGCTGAAACGCGGCATCGATGGTATGCCGGTAGAAGGGGATGAGTATACGCAACGTGTAGAAAGCGATGAAGAAGCCGTGAATATCGTTACCATTCACAAAAGCAAAGGCCTGGATTACCGGATAGTACTGGCGCCTTACCTGGATTTCAGGAATGCTGACAGTGATTACCTCAGCTTCCGCGACCCTGACACCGGAGATTATATCAATGCTGAGGCTAAAAGGGTTTCTCCCGAACAAAAAGCGGCGCAGCAACGGCAGCAGGAACAGGAAGACCGCCGGTTGATTTATGTTGCTATCACCCGCGCGGTGTATAAATGTTACCTGTTTAATAACACCAGCAATAACAAGTCTTCGTTCACCAAATTCATGGACGCCTTCCGGCATTACCCGCCGGACCCGTTGCTCATAGAAACAAAAGATACCCTGCCGCAGGAACCGGAGCAACGGTACCGCAAAAGCAAGCTGGCGCCCAATCGTAATGCCGGCAATGCGCCGGTGTCTTTCTTCCTCCGGGAGGAGAACTGGCGCAAGATGAGTTACACCATGCTGGCCGCCAAACCGGAGCAGAAGCCCCGTATCCGCAGCGCTCAACAGGAAAACGAATATGATAACTTTATATTCAATACCCTGCGCAAAGGCGCTAAAACGGGGAACCTGCTGCACTTCCTCTTCGAGAACATTAATTTCTCCGATGACAGTCAATGGGAATATTGGGTCAATGAAGCTATCGCCCGTTTTGTACCGGGGCAGGAAGAGCTTTACCTGCCTATGTTACAGGAACTGCTGCAACACGTGATGCACACCCAGATCAAGGTAGGTAAAACGAGTTTCCAGCTGGCCTCTGTGGGCAGGAACAAACGCCTCGCCGAACTGGAATTTGACTTCCCGGTACCGCTGTTCCGCGCCAATATGCTGAATACGCTCTCAGACAACGATCTAACAATAACGGTTAAACGCTTTTCAGAGGACAGGAACCAGGAGCTCGAAGGTATTATGAACGGTAAGATCGACCTGTTTTTCGAACATCATCACCGGTATTACATCCTCGACTGGAAATCCAACTACCTGGGAGGTCATGTGGAAGACTATGCCCCAACAGCGCTGGCAGCCGCCATGAACGACAACAACTACCACCTGCAATACCTGATCTATACCGTGGCCGTGAAGAAATACCTGGAAAGCAGACTGCCCGATTTCGACTATCAGAAGCACTTTGGCGGCGTGATCTACTGTTTTGTCCGCGGTATCCGCAACAATGGCAACTATGGCATCTTTACCGCCCGGCCCGACCTTGACACGATCACATTCATAGAAGACATGCTGACGGCCAAAAGCCACCGGTATTAA
- a CDS encoding RNA polymerase sigma-70 factor, whose amino-acid sequence MTKDPFIIHRSLLFTVAYEMLGSAADAEDVVQEAWLRWSDADQTQVHDPRAYLVRTVTRVALNHMRTLSRRREEYVGEWLPEPLLTSADMGGDFELKQNVSMAMLIVLETLGPTERAVFILHDVFGMPHGEIAEAIGKSVAAVRQIASRARQHVAARQSRKQVSQTEQRAVVERFLSALQTGQLQQLMEVLAPDVVLTADGGGLVPAAKAPVHGAARIAGLLVQPNRQVSATCVWLNGEPGARINIDGATAAVSFEVKDGLITRIYAVANPRKLTRLDRLVELCR is encoded by the coding sequence ATGACCAAAGACCCGTTCATCATACATCGCAGCCTGTTATTCACTGTGGCTTATGAGATGTTAGGTTCCGCCGCAGATGCAGAAGATGTGGTACAGGAAGCCTGGCTGCGATGGTCTGATGCCGATCAAACGCAGGTACATGATCCGCGGGCCTACCTGGTCAGGACCGTCACCCGGGTTGCGCTTAATCACATGCGCACCTTGTCACGCCGTCGCGAGGAATATGTGGGCGAGTGGCTCCCGGAACCGTTGCTGACAAGCGCTGATATGGGCGGGGACTTTGAACTGAAGCAAAACGTCTCTATGGCGATGCTGATTGTACTCGAAACGCTGGGCCCAACGGAGCGGGCGGTATTCATACTTCACGATGTCTTCGGTATGCCGCATGGCGAAATTGCCGAAGCCATCGGGAAGTCTGTTGCCGCTGTCAGGCAGATTGCCAGCAGGGCGCGGCAGCATGTGGCAGCCAGGCAATCACGGAAACAGGTCAGTCAAACCGAGCAACGGGCCGTTGTAGAACGGTTCCTTTCCGCCCTGCAAACCGGGCAGCTACAGCAACTGATGGAGGTATTAGCCCCGGATGTAGTCCTGACAGCCGATGGTGGCGGGCTGGTACCTGCTGCCAAAGCACCGGTACATGGCGCTGCGCGCATAGCCGGATTGCTGGTGCAGCCCAACCGGCAGGTATCAGCAACCTGCGTGTGGCTTAACGGCGAACCTGGTGCCCGTATTAACATCGATGGCGCCACCGCCGCAGTGAGCTTTGAAGTGAAAGACGGGCTGATAACCCGGATCTATGCAGTTGCCAACCCCAGGAAACTGACGCGGCTGGACAGGCTGGTGGAGCTTTGCCGATAA
- the recC gene encoding exodeoxyribonuclease V subunit gamma — translation MAIYLKVSNSLNSLASGLSDDLKAAGNGVFQPHYIITQTEGMNNWLKLQLAYKMGIAANCRFMKPNDLLFHLYLLLGGPFTQVLSPQNLSWLLFKLMGEPAFAEKYPEVATYFNEGEGESELKRMGLAEKVADLFDQYQVYRPEMIKEWSQANPDLLKDDEWQAWLWAKVKAVSGNALPDKTLVGNYILETLFYKGPHAGLSTKMPAVHLFGLSIITAYHIKILHELSSYIDIHFHIINPAPVVYWFDDKSEKQLARWRQKGLEEQKSSDPRNVGNALLTGWGRVIQNTFGLFFQYDAFINAFEEIGIEEPIPDSLLHKVQHDIFSAATDHRLLLSLEDVQDGSITINSCYTIAREVEVLYNYLVHLVDQRQEYLSPRDIVVMVSDIDAYAPYIKAVFNNAPYKFRYTIADESYTDNDNLFNALYALLTINEDNFTAEAVMQLLDFSYIRNRFGLNDPVHLRSIVEAANIRFGIEGKKSEETHFVSWRYGIQRIMYGICMSGEEEYGYGDDSFFPLDVQEGSDAHETIRFCHFAEVLMAAIEERKKLRSIADWVKYTEQVVHSLVFEQQEEVDEDYNALIKQLTDYHSLNDYMQEPVAFEVFSHSLLQALTGSTRAGLFVNGGITFCSLIPMRSIPFKVVALMGLNFDKFPRREIKSSFNLMEKQWQRGDRNVKENDKHLFLETVLSAQQYLYISYVGRNAKDNTPLPPSALVDELVDYIISGVKDGAEKVRDMLITQQPLQGFSRKYSMGNDRLYSYLNSHQDTGKAVINQQKKIDPIIFGEINLDELVSFFKNPFKAYYNKVLGIYYNDEQILLSDTELFSLDNLQQWSIKNQLLPVTEADKRILQKRLVKKGQLPLNNMAFVAIQQVEERVHPVRTLYENATQGATEQKASFETTIDGTLLKGTINNIYNDQLIQISWSKNETKYMVEAYVRYLAGIASGTVQGMQYISGAKKEAIFQATRISKEMAYNRLGELMKIYKSGFEKIVPFYPDFGTQPKDLPDLDSKAFDELVEKKLNNYQFPCNDNYILQEYEKGFFSDETVLADYKRLCDQLIVPLAEIFPEYYE, via the coding sequence ATGGCTATATATCTCAAGGTTTCGAATTCGCTCAATAGTCTGGCCAGCGGCCTTTCAGACGACCTGAAGGCCGCCGGCAACGGCGTGTTCCAGCCACATTATATCATCACCCAGACGGAAGGGATGAACAACTGGCTGAAGCTGCAGCTGGCCTATAAAATGGGCATCGCGGCCAACTGCCGGTTCATGAAACCCAATGACCTGCTTTTTCACCTGTATCTGCTGCTGGGCGGCCCCTTCACACAGGTGCTCTCTCCGCAGAACCTGAGCTGGCTGCTGTTTAAACTAATGGGAGAACCTGCGTTTGCAGAGAAGTACCCCGAAGTGGCCACCTATTTCAACGAAGGAGAAGGAGAGAGCGAATTGAAACGCATGGGCCTGGCCGAAAAAGTGGCCGACTTATTCGACCAGTACCAGGTATACCGCCCGGAGATGATCAAAGAGTGGAGCCAGGCCAACCCCGATCTACTAAAAGACGATGAATGGCAAGCCTGGCTCTGGGCCAAGGTGAAAGCCGTTTCCGGCAACGCCCTGCCGGACAAAACACTGGTAGGCAACTATATCCTCGAAACCCTTTTCTATAAAGGGCCGCACGCAGGCCTGTCCACCAAAATGCCGGCAGTGCACCTTTTCGGCCTGTCGATCATCACGGCCTACCACATCAAGATCCTCCATGAGCTGTCATCTTATATAGATATTCACTTCCATATCATCAATCCTGCACCAGTGGTGTATTGGTTTGATGATAAAAGCGAAAAACAACTGGCCCGCTGGCGGCAGAAAGGACTGGAAGAACAGAAATCCAGCGATCCGCGTAACGTAGGCAACGCCCTGCTCACCGGCTGGGGCCGCGTGATACAAAACACTTTCGGCCTGTTTTTCCAATACGATGCATTCATCAACGCCTTTGAGGAAATAGGCATCGAAGAACCAATACCAGACTCGCTGCTGCATAAAGTACAACACGATATCTTCAGTGCTGCCACAGATCACCGCCTTCTGCTGAGCCTTGAAGATGTACAGGACGGCTCCATTACCATCAATTCCTGCTATACCATTGCCCGGGAAGTGGAGGTGCTTTACAACTACCTCGTTCACCTTGTGGACCAGCGCCAGGAATATCTTTCTCCCCGTGATATTGTAGTCATGGTGAGTGATATTGATGCGTACGCTCCCTACATCAAGGCGGTGTTCAATAACGCACCATATAAGTTCCGCTACACTATTGCGGATGAAAGTTATACCGACAACGACAACCTCTTCAACGCCCTTTACGCACTACTGACCATCAATGAAGACAACTTCACCGCAGAGGCGGTGATGCAGCTGCTGGACTTTTCCTATATCCGTAACCGTTTCGGGCTGAATGATCCGGTGCATCTCAGAAGCATCGTAGAAGCAGCCAATATCCGCTTCGGTATCGAAGGAAAAAAATCAGAAGAGACCCATTTTGTCAGTTGGCGTTACGGTATACAACGTATCATGTACGGCATCTGTATGAGCGGGGAAGAAGAATACGGCTACGGCGACGACAGCTTTTTCCCGCTGGACGTGCAGGAAGGCAGCGACGCCCATGAAACCATCCGCTTCTGCCACTTTGCAGAAGTACTGATGGCAGCTATCGAAGAGAGAAAGAAACTCCGTAGTATCGCCGACTGGGTGAAATATACCGAACAGGTAGTCCACAGCCTGGTGTTTGAACAGCAGGAAGAAGTAGATGAAGATTATAATGCGCTGATCAAACAACTGACCGACTACCATTCCCTGAATGACTATATGCAGGAACCGGTAGCCTTTGAAGTGTTCAGCCACAGCCTGCTGCAGGCGTTGACCGGTTCCACCCGCGCCGGCCTGTTCGTCAACGGCGGCATTACCTTCTGTTCGTTGATCCCTATGCGTAGTATCCCTTTTAAAGTGGTAGCGCTCATGGGCCTGAACTTCGACAAGTTCCCCCGCCGGGAAATCAAGTCGAGCTTCAACCTGATGGAAAAACAATGGCAGCGCGGAGACCGTAACGTAAAAGAAAACGATAAACACCTTTTCCTCGAAACAGTGTTGTCTGCTCAGCAATATCTCTACATCAGCTATGTAGGCCGCAACGCCAAAGACAATACGCCACTACCACCTTCCGCACTGGTAGATGAGCTGGTAGACTACATTATCTCCGGTGTAAAAGACGGCGCAGAGAAAGTGCGGGACATGCTGATCACACAACAGCCACTACAGGGCTTCAGCCGCAAATACAGCATGGGAAACGATCGCCTGTACAGTTACCTGAACAGTCACCAGGACACAGGAAAGGCGGTCATCAACCAACAGAAAAAAATCGATCCGATCATTTTCGGGGAAATAAACCTCGACGAGCTGGTCAGCTTCTTCAAGAACCCATTCAAAGCCTATTACAACAAGGTATTGGGCATCTACTATAACGACGAACAAATTCTGCTGAGCGACACGGAGCTGTTCAGCCTCGATAACCTCCAGCAATGGAGTATTAAAAATCAGCTGTTGCCGGTAACGGAAGCGGATAAACGTATTCTACAAAAAAGACTGGTTAAAAAAGGACAGCTGCCACTTAACAATATGGCGTTTGTGGCCATTCAACAGGTAGAAGAGCGCGTACATCCCGTGCGTACCCTGTATGAAAATGCCACCCAGGGCGCCACAGAGCAGAAAGCCTCTTTTGAAACAACTATCGATGGTACCCTGCTCAAAGGCACTATCAATAATATTTACAATGACCAGCTCATACAAATATCCTGGTCAAAGAACGAGACCAAATACATGGTAGAAGCTTATGTGCGCTACCTTGCCGGCATTGCGTCCGGCACCGTGCAGGGGATGCAGTATATCTCCGGCGCTAAAAAAGAAGCTATTTTTCAGGCGACAAGGATCTCAAAAGAAATGGCGTATAACCGTTTAGGTGAGTTAATGAAAATATATAAATCAGGATTTGAAAAGATCGTTCCTTTTTACCCTGATTTCGGTACCCAGCCTAAAGATCTTCCAGATCTTGACAGCAAAGCATTTGACGAGCTGGTGGAAAAAAAACTGAATAATTATCAGTTCCCTTGTAACGATAATTATATCCTCCAGGAATATGAAAAAGGATTTTTCAGCGATGAGACTGTACTGGCTGATTACAAAAGATTATGTGATCAGCTTATTGTGCCGCTGGCTGAAATTTTTCCTGAATATTATGAGTAA
- a CDS encoding carboxymuconolactone decarboxylase family protein produces the protein MALRIPKAALPAELRENMILQVGAVPEPVEVAWHNPPVAEASLEFGHKAGQWKTVDERLKTFAHMAVAAQIGCSWCLDINYFMAQNQQLDPVKASQVPRWRESDVFDPLEREVLEYAEAMTNTPTTVTDELAASLLRQLGPAALVELTAVIGFANFASRINTAHGIKSQGYADSCEIPLANRVGKTGLISKL, from the coding sequence ATGGCACTACGTATTCCAAAAGCAGCGCTCCCTGCCGAGCTCAGGGAAAATATGATTTTACAGGTTGGTGCTGTGCCCGAGCCTGTAGAGGTAGCATGGCACAACCCTCCGGTAGCGGAAGCCAGCCTCGAATTCGGGCATAAAGCTGGTCAGTGGAAAACTGTTGACGAACGCCTCAAAACATTTGCCCATATGGCTGTTGCCGCACAGATTGGCTGCAGCTGGTGCCTTGACATCAATTATTTCATGGCGCAAAACCAGCAGCTGGACCCGGTGAAGGCCAGCCAGGTGCCCCGCTGGCGGGAATCGGACGTATTCGACCCGCTGGAACGGGAAGTACTGGAATACGCCGAAGCCATGACCAATACGCCAACGACCGTGACCGACGAGCTGGCAGCGAGCCTGCTGCGGCAGCTTGGCCCCGCGGCGCTGGTGGAACTCACCGCCGTTATTGGCTTTGCCAATTTCGCTTCCAGGATTAATACCGCCCATGGCATCAAGTCGCAGGGATATGCCGACTCCTGTGAGATCCCACTGGCTAACCGTGTCGGGAAAACCGGCCTAATATCCAAATTATGA